A single candidate division WOR-3 bacterium DNA region contains:
- a CDS encoding RNA-binding transcriptional accessory protein, which translates to MQYESPLKKSISERDLDYISSESGVSKNVAVNLIDLFDASMTVPFISRYRKEKIQIADELKVQKVKELCDYIFELNARKKTILSTIKDQNKLTDSLQKKIESVYLKSELEDLYLPFKPKRKTKASVARDKGLSGLALLLIDSQIIGEPISLAIKFLDENENNCPPQEALEGAGYILAEEFSENSEVRKKARDFLRENGVIIVSSAEEWADKRSKFEKYYNFTEKINNIPSHRYLAIARGEREKVLKTSITSVKDSYSFELSTLLYDDNHPRKLYLDTILDDALKRLIIPSIELDIRLELKKKSELEAVEIFSKNLESLLLSPPAGPMKLMAVDPGYKTGCKTVVLDEIGNIVEDFVFFSVGSKKMLGDSAKKIFDSAKKHSVKAIVIGNGTASRETEELVKKTIEGEDIVITIISEAGASVYSASKTGREEFPDKDVTVRGAVSIGRRFQDPLSELVKIDPKAIGVGQYQHDVNQVLLKSKLDSVVISVVNRVGVDLNIASYHLLKYVSGIGETLAKNIVEHRTKNGIFKNRKDLMNVRMYGEKAFQQSAGFLRIKGHEEPLDSTGIHPESYFIVKNISEDLGKSVPEMISRNDLLSSISPEKYTTEAFGLPTVIDIISELKNPGRDPRKDFQIFLFNEDVSDISDVKPSMTLDGVVTNVTNFGVFVDIGVHIDGLVHISEMSNHYISKPEEFISVGKKVKVKVISVDQVLKRINLSMKALEKKGERKRKKKKKSLAESVEQLKKKWGSR; encoded by the coding sequence ATGCAATATGAGTCACCACTAAAAAAATCGATTTCTGAAAGAGATCTTGATTACATTTCTTCGGAATCCGGAGTTTCCAAAAACGTCGCGGTCAACCTCATAGACCTTTTCGACGCTTCAATGACAGTTCCTTTTATTTCTCGTTACAGAAAAGAAAAGATTCAAATCGCTGATGAACTCAAGGTTCAAAAAGTCAAAGAACTTTGCGATTATATATTTGAATTGAACGCAAGGAAAAAGACAATTCTATCAACCATAAAAGATCAGAATAAACTAACAGACAGCCTACAGAAAAAGATAGAATCGGTCTATTTGAAAAGCGAACTCGAAGACCTTTATCTTCCGTTCAAGCCTAAAAGAAAAACGAAAGCCTCCGTCGCGAGAGACAAAGGCCTGTCCGGTCTTGCCCTGTTGTTGATCGATTCACAAATTATCGGAGAACCCATTTCCCTCGCGATAAAGTTTTTGGATGAAAACGAAAATAATTGTCCACCTCAGGAAGCGCTTGAAGGTGCAGGATATATTCTCGCCGAGGAGTTTTCAGAAAATTCCGAAGTGAGAAAAAAAGCCCGTGATTTTCTCAGGGAAAACGGAGTCATCATTGTCAGCTCCGCAGAGGAATGGGCGGACAAACGGTCTAAATTCGAAAAGTACTACAACTTCACGGAAAAGATCAACAACATACCTTCCCACAGATACCTTGCCATTGCCAGAGGAGAAAGAGAAAAAGTGCTCAAAACATCAATAACCTCTGTAAAGGATTCATACTCTTTTGAACTATCTACTCTGCTTTATGACGACAATCACCCGAGAAAATTATATTTGGACACGATTCTCGACGATGCGTTGAAGAGACTGATAATACCGTCTATCGAACTCGACATTAGACTCGAGTTGAAAAAGAAATCAGAGCTTGAAGCCGTGGAAATATTTTCCAAAAACCTCGAGAGCCTTCTACTGTCGCCTCCTGCAGGTCCAATGAAACTGATGGCTGTCGATCCTGGTTACAAGACAGGCTGTAAAACAGTTGTTTTGGATGAGATCGGCAACATCGTCGAAGATTTTGTTTTCTTTTCGGTAGGATCCAAAAAAATGCTGGGAGATTCAGCAAAAAAAATATTTGATAGCGCCAAAAAGCACTCCGTCAAGGCGATAGTGATCGGAAACGGAACGGCTTCGAGAGAGACAGAAGAATTGGTAAAAAAAACAATTGAAGGCGAAGATATTGTGATCACAATCATTAGCGAGGCTGGAGCTTCAGTATATTCTGCTTCAAAAACAGGAAGGGAAGAATTTCCTGACAAAGACGTCACGGTAAGAGGCGCTGTCTCGATTGGAAGAAGGTTTCAAGACCCACTTTCCGAGCTCGTGAAAATTGATCCGAAAGCCATCGGTGTAGGTCAATACCAACACGACGTAAACCAAGTTCTTTTGAAGAGTAAACTCGACTCGGTGGTAATCTCGGTCGTCAACAGAGTGGGTGTAGACCTTAACATAGCCTCATACCATCTGTTGAAGTACGTATCAGGTATAGGAGAAACTTTGGCAAAAAACATTGTCGAGCACAGAACGAAGAACGGGATTTTTAAAAACAGGAAAGATTTGATGAATGTCAGGATGTACGGCGAAAAAGCTTTTCAGCAGAGCGCCGGTTTCCTGAGAATAAAAGGACATGAAGAACCACTGGATTCAACTGGAATTCACCCCGAATCATATTTTATCGTGAAAAATATATCTGAAGATCTCGGAAAATCAGTGCCCGAAATGATTTCAAGAAACGATCTTCTTTCAAGCATTTCGCCTGAAAAATACACTACAGAAGCGTTTGGTCTTCCGACAGTTATCGATATAATCTCAGAGTTGAAAAATCCGGGAAGAGACCCGAGAAAAGATTTTCAAATCTTTCTTTTCAATGAAGACGTCTCGGATATCTCCGACGTCAAACCTTCGATGACACTCGACGGAGTTGTGACAAATGTTACCAATTTCGGTGTTTTTGTCGACATTGGGGTTCATATAGACGGGCTGGTTCACATTTCCGAAATGTCGAATCATTATATTTCAAAACCCGAGGAGTTCATCTCAGTCGGTAAAAAAGTGAAAGTCAAAGTTATATCCGTAGATCAGGTACTCAAGAGAATAAACCTCAGCATGAAAGCTCTCGAAAAAAAAGGCGAAAGAAAACGGAAAAAAAAGAAAAAAAGCCTTGCTGAATCAGTCGAACAACTCAAGAAAAAATGGGGTTCGAGATGA
- a CDS encoding phosphatase PAP2 family protein yields MKKNQKLKFDIRHGSWHFYVLTVLSLFAVVTALPQFNLFFFRFLNNISSVTGENIWIVLTFFSDGLVSFVVLTPFLKKKPKIIFAVIIATAVSTLLNQILKRSFHIQRPTRVLDRETMILIGPDWGQYSFPSGHSAMIFVLASVISALMNRSVKTAVLSSASLIALSRAVVGVHWPFDIAVGAMIGWASGWIGIFISEKAKWGYGRKASLIYAFLLSGACVVLFLWDYSGFEGIMFFQRAVAFIFMLFSVWAIVKILKDK; encoded by the coding sequence GTGAAAAAAAATCAGAAGTTGAAATTTGATATACGGCACGGGAGCTGGCATTTTTATGTTCTCACGGTTTTGTCGCTTTTCGCTGTAGTAACTGCATTACCTCAATTCAACTTGTTCTTTTTCAGATTCCTCAACAATATATCCTCGGTTACGGGGGAGAATATCTGGATCGTCCTGACTTTTTTCTCAGACGGTCTCGTCTCGTTCGTGGTTTTGACTCCTTTTTTAAAGAAAAAACCCAAGATAATTTTCGCTGTCATAATTGCCACTGCCGTGTCAACTCTTTTAAACCAGATCCTAAAGAGGTCATTTCATATTCAGAGGCCAACTCGCGTCCTCGACAGGGAGACGATGATACTGATTGGTCCTGATTGGGGTCAGTATTCTTTTCCTTCCGGTCATTCAGCTATGATATTTGTCCTGGCTTCCGTCATTTCCGCTTTAATGAATAGATCTGTCAAAACAGCAGTCTTGTCGTCTGCTTCACTTATAGCCCTATCACGCGCTGTTGTCGGAGTGCATTGGCCGTTCGATATCGCTGTCGGGGCGATGATTGGTTGGGCTTCGGGATGGATTGGAATTTTCATCTCTGAAAAGGCGAAATGGGGTTATGGGAGGAAAGCCTCGCTGATATACGCGTTTTTGCTCTCCGGGGCTTGCGTGGTTTTGTTTTTGTGGGACTATTCAGGCTTTGAAGGCATAATGTTTTTTCAGAGAGCTGTCGCCTTCATTTTTATGCTCTTCAGCGTTTGGGCGATAGTTAAAATTTTAAAAGATAAATAG